A window of the Chloroflexota bacterium genome harbors these coding sequences:
- a CDS encoding cytochrome c family protein, with protein MTNSLTGKGVAGVVFTPDPAISGISIKTDDNGKYSATLPIGTYTLAAKGDNFTAATMAVSLVAGQTVTKDVALKPVSPVAVSAGANQTSSPGATVTLAARAQPLDGSQVTAYKWTQTAGVPLTIRDADKATAVVTMGDLAAYKAELFKNLETPDRWEVQAINPHALTAARTATFKVTATSGSGSYSATVNVAVTLPWVVNPGLENVAVGVPVLVHGKAQLAYAWSLTAPAGSKAAPDSLSEANPYFTPDVPGKYTLTEKNGGATINISAGNWVGAISGQDANGRPLAAACTTCHNDKIAKDQFKDWKNSGHAEIFTQNIDNPAGHWSTNCASCHTVGYNPDVKNNGFDEAVAAEGWQVPPHGDIGSWTALLTKYPKTAQLANIQCESCHGPQQSPAHTQGAARVSLSSDVCASCHGEPLRHSRFQQWEESGHSNFEAATARSTSTNCARCHTGQGFLAWIAQDDMAKPLQGKAATATATVTTSPFTATNTVTFTNSTTGVLGKWTTTAGAGTVTAASFNAVSPVTGTLAVSITWTASGIQYYSGSIAGAKLTGNATAEEMRALGLTGDTVQPQTCAVCHDSHKQGTTSGDPNTAMVRIMDNTKMLAAGFQAEGLGRGALCITCHNTRNNLHNEEVGPPPNYQAPHTAAQGDVLMGENAYFVEVGARSRHSYIKDTCATCHMELTPPPTEFSYQGGGTNHSFKASNAICGNCHGTFDGGTLQESVEARLHELGQKMGYYLTKKLPARTFIKDYTPHQYGSRSYDVKSAAVAVDKTNIASLEPTEPHGQQGFIFKFKAPVTFTYAPTGEAPHVVVLSEAEVQLADITTDGTAALIPASDPLVKAGWNFFLIEGDGSEGVHNPSFTFDVLNASIDALK; from the coding sequence GTGACCAACAGCTTGACCGGCAAGGGTGTAGCCGGGGTTGTTTTCACCCCGGACCCGGCCATCAGCGGCATCAGCATCAAGACTGACGACAACGGCAAGTACTCGGCTACCCTCCCTATAGGTACCTACACCCTTGCCGCCAAGGGAGACAACTTCACCGCCGCCACGATGGCAGTCTCGCTGGTGGCGGGGCAGACAGTTACTAAGGATGTGGCCCTGAAGCCCGTCAGCCCGGTAGCGGTCAGCGCCGGGGCAAACCAGACAAGCTCCCCCGGTGCGACGGTGACCCTGGCGGCCAGGGCGCAGCCCCTGGACGGCTCCCAGGTAACAGCCTACAAGTGGACCCAGACCGCCGGGGTGCCGCTCACCATCAGGGACGCCGATAAAGCGACCGCCGTGGTAACCATGGGCGACCTGGCGGCCTACAAGGCCGAGCTTTTCAAGAACCTCGAGACCCCGGACCGATGGGAAGTCCAGGCCATCAACCCCCATGCCCTGACAGCTGCACGGACGGCCACCTTCAAAGTCACGGCTACCTCCGGCAGCGGAAGCTATAGTGCCACGGTGAATGTGGCAGTGACCCTCCCATGGGTAGTGAACCCCGGCCTTGAGAATGTAGCCGTAGGAGTGCCAGTCCTGGTCCACGGCAAGGCTCAGCTGGCCTACGCCTGGAGCCTGACGGCCCCGGCCGGCTCCAAGGCGGCCCCGGACTCGCTGTCCGAGGCTAACCCCTACTTCACCCCCGACGTCCCGGGGAAATATACCCTGACCGAGAAGAACGGCGGGGCCACTATTAACATCTCCGCCGGCAACTGGGTAGGGGCCATCAGCGGGCAGGATGCCAATGGGCGGCCCCTGGCGGCGGCCTGCACAACCTGCCACAACGACAAGATAGCCAAGGACCAGTTCAAGGACTGGAAGAATTCGGGGCACGCAGAAATATTCACGCAGAACATAGACAACCCTGCGGGCCACTGGAGCACGAACTGTGCCTCCTGTCACACCGTGGGATACAACCCCGATGTGAAAAACAACGGTTTTGATGAGGCCGTCGCCGCAGAAGGCTGGCAGGTCCCGCCGCACGGAGACATTGGCTCATGGACGGCCCTGCTGACCAAGTATCCCAAGACGGCCCAACTGGCCAATATCCAGTGCGAGAGCTGCCACGGCCCGCAGCAGAGCCCGGCTCATACCCAGGGCGCTGCCCGGGTGAGCCTCTCCTCGGACGTCTGCGCCAGCTGCCATGGGGAGCCCCTGCGGCACAGCCGCTTCCAGCAGTGGGAGGAGAGCGGCCACAGCAACTTTGAGGCGGCCACCGCCAGGTCCACGTCAACAAACTGCGCTCGCTGCCACACCGGCCAGGGATTCCTGGCATGGATAGCACAGGACGATATGGCAAAGCCCCTCCAGGGCAAGGCCGCAACCGCCACCGCCACCGTGACGACGTCACCTTTCACGGCTACCAACACGGTCACCTTCACCAACAGCACAACGGGGGTGCTGGGCAAGTGGACCACCACGGCCGGTGCCGGGACGGTCACGGCGGCCAGCTTCAACGCGGTCAGCCCGGTCACAGGCACACTTGCGGTCAGCATCACCTGGACCGCCTCGGGCATCCAGTACTACTCTGGTAGCATAGCCGGCGCCAAGCTGACCGGCAACGCCACGGCGGAAGAGATGAGGGCCCTCGGGCTCACCGGGGACACCGTCCAGCCCCAGACCTGCGCGGTGTGCCACGACTCCCACAAGCAGGGCACCACCTCTGGAGACCCCAACACTGCCATGGTCCGCATTATGGATAACACCAAGATGCTGGCCGCCGGCTTCCAGGCGGAGGGGCTGGGCCGGGGCGCCCTGTGCATCACCTGCCACAACACCCGTAACAACCTGCACAACGAGGAGGTCGGCCCTCCTCCCAACTACCAAGCGCCTCACACCGCGGCCCAGGGCGACGTGCTCATGGGGGAGAACGCCTACTTCGTCGAAGTGGGTGCCCGCTCCCGCCACTCCTACATCAAAGATACCTGCGCCACCTGCCACATGGAGCTGACCCCACCCCCCACCGAGTTCAGCTACCAGGGCGGGGGAACGAACCATAGCTTCAAGGCCAGCAATGCCATCTGTGGCAACTGCCACGGCACCTTTGACGGCGGCACCCTCCAGGAGAGTGTAGAGGCCAGGCTCCATGAGCTGGGCCAGAAGATGGGCTACTACCTGACGAAGAAGCTTCCGGCCCGAACCTTCATCAAGGACTACACCCCCCACCAGTACGGCAGCAGATCGTACGATGTGAAGAGCGCCGCCGTGGCCGTGGACAAGACCAACATCGCCTCTCTTGAACCCACGGAGCCCCACGGCCAGCAGGGGTTCATCTTCAAGTTCAAGGCCCCGGTAACCTTCACCTATGCCCCCACCGGGGAAGCCCCTCACGTCGTGGTCCTCAGTGAAGCGGAGGTCCAACTGGCCGACATCACCACCGATGGGACCGCAGCGCTGATTCCGGCCTCTGACCCCCTGGTGAAGGCCGGCTGGAACTTCTTCCTGATTGAGGGCGACGGCAGCGAAGGCGTGCACAACCCCTCCTTTACTTTCGATGTGCTGAATGCTTCCATTGATGCCCTGAAGTAA
- a CDS encoding cytochrome c maturation protein CcmE translates to MKKWKYILGGLIVFAALGFLLYRGFQGSAVYYYTLPELRQNGTDLDGSRIRVAGNVGTQTISWDARTRTTSFTIVDGEDHSLQVVYVGVVPDAFKAGGEVVVEGKYSISGPFEADQLIAKCPTRYVPKL, encoded by the coding sequence ATGAAGAAGTGGAAGTATATCCTTGGGGGGTTGATAGTCTTTGCCGCTCTGGGCTTTCTACTCTACCGGGGCTTCCAGGGCTCCGCGGTATATTACTATACCCTACCTGAGCTCCGCCAGAACGGGACGGACCTGGACGGCTCCCGCATCCGCGTAGCGGGGAATGTGGGCACCCAGACAATTTCCTGGGACGCCAGGACCCGCACCACCAGCTTCACCATCGTGGATGGTGAGGACCATTCCCTCCAGGTCGTATATGTAGGGGTTGTGCCCGATGCCTTCAAGGCGGGTGGGGAGGTGGTGGTGGAGGGGAAATACAGCATCTCCGGCCCCTTCGAGGCGGACCAGCTCATTGCCAAGTGCCCCACCCGATATGTC